A portion of the Chlamydia caviae GPIC genome contains these proteins:
- a CDS encoding polymorphic outer membrane protein middle domain-containing protein, translating to MISDLCYPSMHPYAYPLVCLISLSICAQPLDCFAKEKKPYSFHKIPESGSACTESNFYTGELHNQNADVDITGRKYLCINNQYYRENGGAFTVRSLNITKNLGPIVFRENVSNDNGGAIFSTNCNITYNKQDCCFVNNMANVIIDLLASRSGGAIKSANLVISNNVGRCQFLNNTASLSGGAILADNDINITHNYGDIILRNNKCLKDRSLGGALHSTNCSITSNHAPINFISNQSGGGGAIYATRTCTISYNSETITFLNNCSLDQLYDSSSNWRAGGGVIYCSSCSITNNPKGLIFQNNSAKRDAGVIFAQNLTIKDNGPILFINNSATWGGALQNHDRGQFYLSADYGDIVFKRNFCIKSWGYTRNALHSTPNLNLQIGARQGYSIKFYDPIENEHPLSSVLTFNPESYHLGTVLFSGADVSTNNTDINNLRSKMRNVSKIAHGVLAVEDRAVLAIYKITQDEGTLRLGNGAVITTIQNASSPQTTAGCTLALSKLALNLPSILAKGAEAPKIWVYPTESGNNYTEDPNPTITLSGNLSLLNDDNEDPYDSLNLSRGITRVPFLYLCDNATKKINIDALNIEAINQNAHYGYQGIWSPYWEEYTTITNPTSVLTANTSHRLLYADWTPTGYIPNPEYRGDLVANALWQAAYNTITGLHSTPPPRTSLGVAGRGSVAYVLQKTRNAKPGFELFSRGYSTQASRSTETNHHFALSFSQFYSEIKEAKSQDKVSANTYFAGAQIHIPWFDENLLTSASLGYAYSHNHVKTKHHTTNALSEGDFHSHTLGSELFCRFPEGTVSNVQFRPFIKALGIHAIQESFTETGKNSRYFQAKDPFINVTLPVGVYGYTEHEMHLKTCWEMQLAYTPTIYRKKPKIITTRLVSKGRWITSGTPVDHHAVSISAKNTTTLNRMSLSINYRGDFSKSTLCNFLNITSEINF from the coding sequence GTGATCTCAGATCTTTGTTATCCCAGTATGCATCCCTACGCCTATCCATTAGTATGTTTAATTAGCCTGAGTATTTGCGCACAGCCACTCGACTGTTTCGCCAAAGAAAAGAAACCCTATTCTTTCCATAAAATTCCTGAAAGTGGTTCTGCTTGCACAGAGTCAAACTTCTATACTGGAGAGCTTCATAATCAAAATGCCGATGTAGACATTACCGGAAGAAAGTATCTTTGCATTAACAATCAATATTATAGAGAGAACGGAGGAGCCTTTACTGTTAGATCTCTGAACATCACGAAGAACCTTGGACCTATAGTGTTTAGAGAAAATGTCTCTAATGACAACGGTGGAGCTATTTTCTCAACAAATTGCAACATCACATACAATAAACAAGACTGCTGTTTCGTTAACAACATGGCCAATGTCATTATCGATTTGCTCGCATCTCGCTCTGGTGGCGCCATTAAAAGTGCCAACCTTGTAATTTCTAATAATGTCGGACGTTGTCAATTTTTAAACAATACAGCTTCTCTATCGGGAGGAGCTATTTTAGCTGACAATGACATCAATATTACTCATAACTACGGCGACATAATTTTAAGGAATAACAAATGTTTAAAAGATCGGAGCCTAGGAGGAGCTCTACATAGTACGAACTGCTCTATTACCTCCAATCACGCTCCCATAAACTTTATAAGTAATCAATCCGGTGGTGGTGGTGCTATCTATGCAACAAGAACGTGCACGATCTCTTATAATTCCGAAACTATAACATTCTTAAATAACTGTAGTTTAGATCAATTATATGACTCTTCAAGTAACTGGAGAGCTGGAGGAGGAGTTATTTACTGCTCTTCTTGCTCGATTACGAATAATCCTAAAGGCTTGATTTTTCAGAATAATTCGGCAAAACGTGATGCAGGCGTAATCTTTGCTCAAAATCTCACTATCAAAGATAATGGACCCATTTTATTTATAAACAACTCTGCGACATGGGGAGGAGCTCTTCAAAATCATGATAGGGGACAATTTTATCTATCCGCTGACTATGGAGACATCGTATTTAAAAGGAACTTTTGTATTAAATCTTGGGGATATACTAGAAATGCGCTCCACTCGACGCCTAACTTAAATCTACAAATAGGAGCACGGCAAGGCTATAGTATTAAATTTTATGACCCTATTGAAAATGAACATCCATTATCCTCTGTTCTTACATTTAATCCAGAAAGCTATCATCTAGGAACTGTATTATTTTCTGGTGCTGATGTATCTACAAATAATACTGATATTAATAATCTCCGGAGCAAAATGAGAAACGTATCAAAAATTGCTCATGGTGTACTCGCTGTTGAAGATAGAGCCGTATTAGCTATATATAAAATCACACAAGATGAAGGAACTCTACGCCTAGGAAATGGCGCCGTCATTACTACTATACAAAATGCTTCTAGCCCACAGACAACAGCTGGCTGTACGCTAGCACTCTCTAAACTCGCTTTAAATCTTCCTTCTATTTTAGCTAAAGGTGCTGAAGCTCCTAAAATCTGGGTCTATCCCACAGAAAGTGGCAATAACTACACCGAAGATCCCAACCCAACCATCACTCTTTCTGGAAATTTATCTCTATTAAACGATGATAACGAAGATCCCTACGACTCTTTAAATCTCTCTAGAGGGATTACACGTGTGCCTTTCCTATATCTTTGTGATAACGCCACAAAGAAAATTAACATTGATGCTCTAAATATCGAGGCAATCAACCAAAACGCTCATTATGGCTATCAAGGGATTTGGTCTCCCTATTGGGAAGAATACACGACCATAACCAACCCAACTTCAGTGCTAACAGCAAATACTTCCCATCGCCTGCTCTATGCAGATTGGACCCCAACAGGTTATATTCCTAATCCAGAGTATCGTGGCGATCTCGTCGCTAATGCCCTCTGGCAAGCCGCATATAACACAATCACAGGTTTACATAGCACCCCCCCCCCCCGAACTTCTTTAGGAGTGGCTGGAAGAGGGTCAGTAGCCTATGTTTTACAGAAGACTCGCAATGCCAAACCAGGGTTTGAACTATTCTCTAGAGGCTACTCTACGCAAGCCTCGCGTTCCACAGAGACAAATCATCATTTTGCATTAAGCTTCTCTCAATTCTACAGCGAAATCAAAGAGGCGAAGTCGCAAGACAAAGTTTCTGCCAATACTTACTTTGCAGGCGCACAAATACACATTCCTTGGTTTGATGAAAATCTCCTCACATCAGCATCTTTGGGTTATGCCTATTCTCATAACCATGTAAAAACAAAACATCACACTACAAACGCCTTATCCGAAGGAGACTTCCACAGCCATACGTTAGGAAGTGAGCTTTTCTGTAGGTTCCCCGAAGGTACTGTCTCGAATGTACAATTCCGTCCTTTCATTAAAGCTTTGGGTATTCATGCGATTCAAGAAAGCTTCACAGAAACCGGAAAAAACAGCCGCTATTTTCAAGCAAAAGATCCCTTCATTAATGTCACTTTACCTGTAGGAGTCTATGGCTATACAGAACACGAAATGCATCTAAAGACCTGCTGGGAAATGCAGCTTGCCTATACGCCGACTATCTACAGAAAAAAACCTAAGATCATCACGACAAGACTTGTAAGTAAAGGTAGGTGGATCACATCAGGAACACCTGTGGATCATCATGCCGTCTCCATCTCGGCAAAAAATACCACAACTTTAAATAGGATGAGCCTGAGCATTAACTACCGTGGAGATTTCTCAAAATCTACACTGTGTAACTTTCTAAACATCACGAGTGAAATCAATTTTTAG